The Amycolatopsis sp. DG1A-15b genome window below encodes:
- a CDS encoding Ig-like domain-containing protein translates to MLPKKILLSVAGILAGALLLSACSSGDDGGSPAGGAPSSGSASPSETPVAVTFEPAGGAAVNPATPIVVKAANGKLLDVAVTNTAKGKTVAGKLAADGSSWTSSEPLGYGTTYKIVAHAQGANGKPVEQDNQITTLSPKKQANANLIPAPSAVASTGVGVGQPIVFSFGKVAVKDKAAVEKALTVESTPKQDGSWYWIDDSNVHYRPKEYWKAGTTLKVTAKIYGVDFGGGVFGAEDRTETYKVHDSWIAKADGNSEQMQIFHNGQMVKSMPISMGKDATPTHLGAHVISDKQANYTMDSCTYGVCPPDPKAYRSNEKWSERISNDGEFVHENPNSVGQQGSSNVSHGCINLNDANAQWFFQNMGLGDVVEVTNSGGPQLPVWDLYGDWSKSWADWQAGSAIK, encoded by the coding sequence ATGCTCCCCAAGAAGATTTTACTTTCGGTGGCCGGAATCCTTGCCGGAGCACTGCTGCTTTCCGCCTGTTCGTCCGGTGACGACGGTGGTTCGCCCGCCGGTGGGGCGCCGTCGTCGGGGTCCGCCTCGCCGTCCGAGACCCCGGTCGCGGTGACGTTCGAGCCCGCGGGCGGCGCGGCGGTGAACCCGGCGACGCCGATCGTCGTCAAGGCGGCCAACGGGAAGCTCCTCGACGTGGCGGTGACGAACACGGCCAAGGGGAAGACGGTCGCCGGCAAGCTGGCGGCCGACGGGTCGAGCTGGACGTCCAGCGAGCCCCTCGGCTACGGCACGACGTACAAGATCGTCGCGCACGCCCAGGGTGCCAACGGGAAGCCGGTCGAGCAGGACAACCAGATCACGACGCTGTCGCCGAAGAAGCAGGCGAACGCCAACCTGATCCCGGCGCCGTCCGCGGTGGCGAGCACGGGCGTCGGCGTCGGCCAGCCGATCGTGTTCAGCTTCGGCAAGGTCGCCGTCAAGGACAAGGCGGCGGTCGAGAAGGCGTTGACGGTGGAGTCGACCCCGAAGCAGGACGGCAGCTGGTACTGGATCGACGACTCGAACGTCCACTACCGGCCGAAGGAGTACTGGAAGGCGGGCACGACGCTGAAGGTGACGGCGAAGATCTACGGCGTCGATTTCGGCGGCGGGGTGTTCGGCGCGGAGGATCGTACGGAAACGTACAAGGTGCACGATTCCTGGATCGCGAAGGCGGACGGGAACAGCGAGCAGATGCAGATCTTCCACAACGGGCAGATGGTGAAGTCGATGCCGATTTCGATGGGCAAGGACGCCACCCCGACCCACCTGGGCGCGCACGTGATTTCGGACAAGCAGGCGAACTACACGATGGATTCCTGCACGTACGGCGTCTGTCCCCCGGACCCGAAGGCGTACCGCTCGAACGAGAAGTGGTCGGAGCGGATCTCGAACGACGGCGAGTTCGTCCACGAGAACCCGAACAGCGTGGGCCAGCAGGGCAGTTCCAACGTGTCCCACGGGTGCATCAACCTGAACGACGCGAACGCCCAGTGGTTCTTCCAGAACATGGGCCTGGGCGACGTCGTCGAGGTCACCAATTCCGGGGGCCCGCAGCTCCCGGTCTGGGACCTGTACGGCGACTGGTCCAAGTCCTGGGCCGACTGGCAGGCCGGCTCCGCCATCAAGTAA